A genomic window from Fibrobacterota bacterium includes:
- a CDS encoding prepilin-type N-terminal cleavage/methylation domain-containing protein — translation MPAFHGILSRLGFTLIEMLIVLAIVGILTTMTAMGWTKVMNRISGKGAAYQVRDALTSARMDALTRKRHSGVRLDPSGLRFQLFVDSSGTGANGRYDSGETILHPWETLPSQPSFASISSSVSPDPTPRSCKQAAAPAISSSQSGVYSIVFRPDGRSWAGFQAKLVPKGSTDTVRIGVLPSTGLITLEH, via the coding sequence GTGCCGGCCTTTCACGGAATCCTTTCGCGACTGGGGTTCACGCTGATCGAGATGTTGATCGTGCTGGCCATTGTCGGGATCCTCACGACCATGACCGCCATGGGATGGACCAAGGTCATGAATCGCATTTCGGGCAAAGGAGCCGCCTATCAGGTTCGCGACGCGCTCACTTCCGCCCGCATGGACGCCTTGACCCGCAAGCGCCACTCCGGGGTTCGATTGGATCCATCCGGATTGCGGTTTCAGCTGTTCGTGGATTCCTCCGGCACGGGCGCCAACGGGCGCTACGATTCCGGTGAAACCATCCTCCATCCCTGGGAAACGCTTCCTTCCCAGCCGAGTTTCGCATCGATCAGTTCCTCCGTCTCCCCCGACCCGACTCCGCGCTCCTGCAAACAGGCGGCCGCTCCCGCGATATCCTCTTCCCAATCCGGGGTGTATTCCATCGTGTTTCGCCCCGACGGACGCTCCTGGGCCGGCTTCCAGGCCAAGCTCGTCCCCAAGGGGTCCACCGACACCGTCCGCATCGGGGTCCTGCCCTCGACCGGCCTCATCACTTTGGAGCATTGA
- a CDS encoding NAD(P)H-dependent oxidoreductase, giving the protein MSQTESNLLETLSWRYATKQFDATRKIPEATWETLRKAASLSPSSFGLEPYRLVDVRDPAKRAALRLAAWNQSQVTDASHFVVFAIEVPFGESQIDAFLGRTVAQRGVALESLSAYRGMMMGTLVDGPRAEKIRTWAAEQAYIVLGNLMAAAAQLGVDSCPMEGLDPAKFDEILGLKERGLATVCALPLGYRSTSDKYATLPKVRKPLAELFLEI; this is encoded by the coding sequence ATGAGCCAAACCGAATCCAATCTTCTCGAAACCCTCTCGTGGCGCTACGCCACCAAACAGTTCGATGCCACGCGCAAGATCCCGGAGGCGACCTGGGAAACCTTGCGCAAGGCCGCGAGCCTATCGCCCAGCTCCTTCGGGTTGGAGCCCTACCGTCTGGTGGATGTGCGCGATCCCGCCAAACGAGCCGCATTGCGCTTGGCCGCCTGGAACCAATCGCAAGTGACCGACGCGAGCCATTTCGTGGTCTTCGCCATCGAGGTCCCCTTCGGTGAATCCCAGATCGACGCGTTTTTGGGACGGACCGTGGCGCAGCGCGGTGTGGCCCTCGAAAGCCTTTCCGCCTATCGCGGCATGATGATGGGCACTTTGGTGGATGGTCCCCGTGCGGAAAAAATCCGCACCTGGGCGGCCGAACAAGCCTACATCGTCCTGGGCAATCTCATGGCCGCCGCCGCCCAATTGGGTGTCGATTCCTGTCCCATGGAAGGGCTGGACCCGGCCAAGTTCGACGAGATCCTGGGATTGAAGGAGCGGGGCTTGGCCACGGTCTGTGCGCTGCCGTTGGGTTATCGATCGACATCGGACAAATACGCGACTCTGCCGAAGGTGCGCAAGCCGCTTGCGGAGCTGTTTTTGGAGATCTGA
- a CDS encoding type II secretion system protein, translating into MKRAFTLLEVLVSIVLLGIVASMAMYVFRSQHQNLQSEADHSEVGMMAMGTLDEISRAIRMTGGGMPLGVGGIRTWSTTTPAVTFVVNRSRWTDTASGYSYVPGSRRLRLAIDSASKFSDAGYAYLSLTTPSIPGSTGVPSISVNYRLPIVDRVAGGNACTTDSLVLDAGMLVDPPNNWTNVANIQVAPNSLVYNIDSVSFLKSNDTLYTWANRSPRTVYALGVDTFLVQYHHPNAGWANGLSSILPSNAVDMVRVRVVIRNRRHSQWLEDKNPGSRGYRFFRLETEVSLRNDSLVNQ; encoded by the coding sequence ATGAAACGGGCATTCACACTGCTGGAAGTGCTCGTTTCCATCGTGCTTTTGGGCATCGTGGCTTCGATGGCCATGTACGTGTTCCGGTCCCAGCACCAGAACTTGCAATCGGAGGCGGACCACTCCGAAGTCGGCATGATGGCCATGGGAACATTGGACGAGATCAGCCGCGCCATCCGCATGACCGGCGGAGGCATGCCCTTGGGGGTGGGCGGCATCCGCACCTGGAGCACCACCACTCCCGCCGTCACCTTCGTGGTGAACCGCTCCCGATGGACCGACACGGCCTCCGGCTACTCCTATGTTCCGGGAAGCCGCCGGCTGCGCCTGGCCATCGACAGCGCCTCCAAGTTTTCCGATGCGGGATACGCCTACCTGAGCCTGACGACCCCGAGCATCCCGGGATCCACCGGGGTTCCGTCGATTTCTGTCAACTATCGACTCCCCATCGTGGATCGCGTCGCCGGCGGCAACGCCTGCACCACCGACTCCCTGGTCCTGGACGCGGGCATGCTGGTGGACCCCCCCAACAACTGGACCAACGTGGCGAACATCCAGGTGGCCCCCAACAGCCTGGTTTACAACATCGACTCCGTTTCCTTCCTGAAGTCCAACGACACCCTCTACACGTGGGCCAATCGATCCCCTCGAACCGTGTACGCCTTGGGAGTCGACACGTTCCTTGTGCAGTACCACCATCCCAACGCGGGGTGGGCGAATGGGCTCTCCTCCATCTTGCCCAGCAACGCGGTGGACATGGTTCGAGTGCGCGTGGTCATCCGCAACCGTCGACACAGCCAATGGCTGGAGGACAAGAACCCCGGCTCGCGAGGCTATCGATTCTTCCGACTCGAAACCGAGGTCAGTCTGCGCAACGACAGCTTGGTCAATCAATGA
- a CDS encoding family 43 glycosylhydrolase: MKSTIAKSFGLLGLAALPAIQAANPVITHRQLADPNAFIFNDRIYAMCSNDDDNVNGYDMKSAVVISTKDLVNWTDHGDVFRTTRDAKWAAGSYAPTAVAAKGKVYMYFPNIASGVGVLIADKPEGPYKDPLGKALVSGSTYCPMAWCFDPAIFVDDDAAKSAYLVWGGGTPYGTNFRGIALNADMISVKGSTTTPNTPNSFEGPFIHKYKGNYYIHYPVNPSSNIEYGMSSTSPISGYTRKGVLLPNPTLNGQNINGNNNSHESVFEYKGNWYMMYHDRRLSTSSTYKRDVSIDKVEYNTDGTMKQVVVTAGMAQLGSFNPYDSIPAATMSAQSNIKASFNANTWINYLVPQKSGAWTKLTGVDFAGGALNFQVAAGTTSSGVSVEVRTGSATGTVAGTCKLSPTSSTTTLATTQCPVTGLTGVKDVYLTFVGTTANANFAWFRFQGSSAVRPVEAKPAVSRSVDYTVYDLRGNLVQRFTTSTSMNTANAWNEHSRSLAVGTYVVRIQWPYELETKKFVRAAD; encoded by the coding sequence ATGAAGTCCACAATCGCCAAATCCTTCGGCTTGCTCGGTCTCGCAGCCCTTCCCGCGATCCAGGCAGCCAACCCTGTCATCACCCATCGACAGTTGGCCGACCCGAACGCCTTCATCTTCAATGACCGCATCTACGCGATGTGCTCCAACGACGACGACAACGTCAACGGCTACGACATGAAGAGCGCCGTGGTGATCTCCACCAAGGATCTGGTGAACTGGACCGACCACGGCGACGTGTTCCGCACCACGCGCGATGCCAAATGGGCGGCAGGCTCGTACGCCCCCACGGCGGTGGCCGCCAAGGGCAAGGTCTACATGTATTTCCCCAACATCGCCTCCGGGGTGGGGGTGCTGATCGCCGACAAGCCGGAAGGCCCCTACAAGGATCCGTTGGGCAAGGCGCTGGTGAGCGGCAGCACCTACTGCCCCATGGCCTGGTGCTTCGATCCGGCGATCTTCGTGGACGACGACGCAGCGAAGTCCGCCTATCTGGTCTGGGGCGGCGGCACTCCCTACGGAACCAACTTCCGCGGGATCGCCCTCAACGCGGACATGATCTCGGTGAAGGGCTCCACCACCACGCCCAACACCCCCAACTCCTTCGAGGGGCCCTTCATCCACAAGTACAAGGGCAACTACTACATCCACTATCCCGTCAATCCCAGCTCCAACATCGAGTACGGGATGAGCAGCACCAGCCCCATCTCCGGCTACACCCGCAAGGGCGTGCTCCTGCCCAATCCCACCCTCAACGGCCAGAACATCAACGGCAACAACAACAGCCACGAATCCGTGTTCGAATACAAGGGCAACTGGTACATGATGTACCACGACCGGCGCCTTTCCACTTCGAGCACCTACAAGCGCGACGTTTCCATCGACAAGGTGGAATACAACACCGACGGCACCATGAAGCAGGTGGTCGTGACCGCCGGAATGGCGCAGCTGGGGAGCTTCAACCCATATGACTCCATTCCCGCCGCCACCATGTCCGCGCAAAGCAACATCAAGGCGAGCTTCAACGCCAACACATGGATCAATTACCTGGTTCCCCAAAAGTCCGGAGCCTGGACCAAGCTCACCGGTGTCGACTTCGCCGGGGGCGCCTTGAATTTCCAAGTGGCCGCAGGCACCACATCATCAGGCGTTTCCGTGGAAGTGCGCACGGGTTCTGCAACTGGAACCGTGGCGGGAACGTGCAAGCTCAGCCCCACATCTTCCACCACGACCTTGGCCACCACCCAGTGCCCGGTCACCGGCCTGACCGGCGTCAAGGATGTCTATCTGACCTTCGTGGGCACTACCGCCAATGCGAACTTCGCGTGGTTCCGCTTCCAGGGCAGCTCCGCCGTCAGGCCTGTGGAAGCCAAGCCCGCCGTGTCCCGTAGCGTCGACTACACCGTCTACGATCTGCGCGGAAATCTGGTCCAGCGCTTCACCACCAGCACATCCATGAATACCGCCAATGCGTGGAACGAGCACAGCCGTTCGCTCGCGGTGGGAACCTACGTGGTGCGGATCCAATGGCCGTATGAGCTGGAAACGAAGAAGTTCGTGCGCGCGGCGGATTGA
- a CDS encoding prepilin-type N-terminal cleavage/methylation domain-containing protein → MARSTQSKRRGLSLMEVLIALVLLGIISLIFLRTSTTSIRNTGKAMDWQLETVVIEKTVENLRRCQSAAHLRSIDSQAYDRTGDVSVSVHVLGAPPPSGTCPGFPCDSLAQITVTAKRDAYPDSLSITTFLFTKKP, encoded by the coding sequence ATGGCCCGCTCCACACAATCCAAGCGCCGTGGCCTGAGCCTGATGGAAGTGCTGATCGCTCTGGTTCTGCTGGGAATCATCTCCTTGATCTTTCTGCGGACTTCCACCACCTCCATTCGCAACACGGGAAAAGCGATGGACTGGCAGCTGGAAACGGTCGTGATCGAAAAGACCGTGGAAAACCTGCGCCGCTGCCAATCCGCCGCCCACCTGCGCAGCATCGACAGCCAAGCCTACGATCGAACCGGCGACGTGTCGGTTTCTGTCCACGTGCTGGGCGCACCCCCGCCATCCGGCACCTGCCCGGGATTTCCCTGCGACAGCTTGGCGCAGATCACCGTGACCGCCAAGCGCGACGCGTACCCGGATTCCCTTTCCATCACCACCTTCCTGTTCACGAAAAAGCCATGA
- the ltrA gene encoding group II intron reverse transcriptase/maturase, with translation MHRDGGYMSTNLEQIAEMSRQDPRMRFTSLAHYLTPQMLRSSYEQLNRKGAPGVDCVTMEEFGQNLDDNIEALWLELRSGKYRAMSVRRAWIPKDGGKLRPLGIPSVRDRVVQKALHTILSTVFEPCFLDMSYGYRPGLSAHDALDRLGKLVNRSGTCIIVDADIEGFFDAVNHEWLRKFLEDRISDRTILRLVGKFLNAGVMDNGVHVATEDGVPQGGPLSPLLANIYLHYVLDLWFDRRVRKACEDESFLVRYADDFVAGFAHRGDAESFLVELRQRLSDFGLKLSEAKTKLVDFGPRSPRNGEGPGPSDKPRTFDFLGFTHYMRRRPKTGKLRCEVKPSGKRRNRFLLKVKEFLTEIREASLRWQSKRLSVRLRGWYQYFGRRHCLSTLMQVKWHVERIWISVLRRRSDRHHLYWWRVKNTRWFVSLPEPSLR, from the coding sequence ATACACAGAGATGGAGGCTACATGTCCACGAACCTTGAGCAGATCGCCGAGATGTCGAGACAAGATCCGCGCATGCGATTCACGTCGCTGGCGCACTACCTGACCCCGCAGATGTTGCGGAGTTCGTACGAGCAATTGAACCGCAAAGGAGCGCCCGGCGTCGACTGTGTGACGATGGAGGAGTTCGGACAGAATCTGGACGATAACATCGAAGCGCTGTGGCTGGAGCTGCGCAGCGGGAAGTATCGAGCGATGAGCGTGCGGCGCGCGTGGATTCCCAAGGATGGAGGCAAGCTCCGGCCGTTGGGGATTCCGAGCGTGCGCGACCGGGTGGTGCAGAAGGCGCTTCATACGATTCTGTCGACAGTGTTCGAGCCGTGTTTTCTCGACATGTCGTACGGGTATCGCCCGGGCCTTTCGGCCCACGATGCCCTGGATCGCTTGGGGAAGTTGGTGAATCGAAGCGGCACGTGCATTATCGTGGATGCGGACATTGAGGGTTTCTTCGATGCGGTCAACCACGAATGGCTTCGGAAATTTCTGGAAGATCGGATTTCCGATCGGACGATCCTGCGTCTTGTGGGAAAGTTTCTGAATGCCGGTGTGATGGACAATGGGGTCCATGTTGCGACGGAAGACGGAGTGCCGCAAGGCGGGCCGTTGTCGCCGCTTTTGGCCAACATCTATCTGCACTACGTGCTGGATCTATGGTTTGATCGTAGAGTCCGGAAGGCTTGTGAAGACGAGAGCTTTCTAGTGCGCTACGCTGACGATTTCGTGGCCGGGTTCGCCCATCGAGGTGATGCCGAAAGCTTTCTGGTGGAGCTGCGCCAGCGACTTTCGGACTTCGGACTGAAATTGTCAGAGGCCAAGACGAAACTTGTGGACTTTGGCCCCAGATCTCCCCGCAACGGGGAAGGTCCAGGGCCGTCGGACAAGCCACGGACATTCGACTTTCTGGGTTTCACGCATTACATGCGACGCCGTCCGAAGACGGGGAAGCTGAGATGCGAGGTGAAGCCCAGCGGGAAGCGTCGCAACCGCTTTTTGCTGAAGGTGAAGGAGTTTCTGACGGAGATCCGGGAAGCCTCATTGCGGTGGCAGTCAAAGCGGCTGTCGGTACGTCTACGAGGTTGGTACCAGTATTTCGGCCGTCGGCATTGTCTCTCCACGCTGATGCAGGTGAAGTGGCACGTCGAGCGCATTTGGATCAGCGTCCTGCGCCGCCGTAGCGACCGGCATCACCTTTATTGGTGGCGCGTGAAGAATACCCGATGGTTTGTGAGTCTACCTGAGCCCAGCTTGCGCTGA